In Chloroflexota bacterium, the sequence GTGAACCTACGCGCTGGGCCGGGCGATACATGCCCAATCCTGAGAAAACTCAATCCGGACAGTCTGCTGGAGATACTGGGGCGCGATGCCTATTGCGAGTGGATCAACGTTCGGGTGCTCTCCACTGGTGAGTCCGGATGGGTCTGGGCTGAGTTTGCAGAGATACCAGTCTTCTGCACGGTCTTGCCGCGAGTCGCATCGTCGCCATGTCCGACACCTGTGCC encodes:
- a CDS encoding SH3 domain-containing protein — encoded protein: MNLRAGPGDTCPILRKLNPDSLLEILGRDAYCEWINVRVLSTGESGWVWAEFAEIPVFCTVLPRVASSPCPTPVPPPSLAAKGNCHPSYPDVCIPPPPPDLDCKDIPFRRFRVLPPDPHRFDGDKDGIGCEW